In Humulus lupulus chromosome 7, drHumLupu1.1, whole genome shotgun sequence, the following are encoded in one genomic region:
- the LOC133791636 gene encoding uncharacterized protein LOC133791636, which translates to MASICFEKSCDIYWERKSKAVGLKVMADRICSSNSQEANSLLRKAAEIIIDIGEADSAARCFCDLGEYETAGSVYLKSCGESELQRAGECFTLAGCYERAADAYARGNFFSKCLNICTKGKLFSMGLTYIEHWKQHAKKEGDINTKAEEIEKIEQELWKGYALNCYELKDTKSMMNCLKSLKSMDLVRNFLRPLGCFDELMLLEEQSGNFMEAAEIAKLKGDVLSVIDLLEKAEKYKEAATLIIFYVLANSLWSSSKKGWFARWSLVGRTKVTLGNSYFLR; encoded by the exons ATGGCCTCAATTTGCTTTGAAAAATCTTGTGACATATATTGGGAAAGAAAATCTAAAGCTGTTGGCCTTAAAGTTATGGCTGATCGTATCTGTTCTTCCAATTCTCAAGAAGCTAATTCTCTCCTTAGGAAAGCTGCTGAGATAATCATAGATATAGGCGAAGCTGATTCTGCTGCTAGATGTTTTTGTGATTTGGGGGAGTATGAAACCGCAG GTAGTGTATATTTGAAAAGTTGTGGCGAGTCTGAGCTACAAAGAGCTGGAGAATGCTTCACTCTTGCAGGTTGCTATGAGCGTGCAGCTGATGCCTATGCTAGAGGAAATTTTTTCTCCAAGTGTCTAAATATATGCACCAAAGGGAAGTTATTTAGCATGGGTTTGACGTACATAGAGCACTGGAAACAACATGCTAAGAAAGAGGGTGATATAAACACTAAGGCTGAAGAGATAGAAAAAATTGAACAGGAGCTTTGGAAGGGATATGCTCTCAATTGCTATGAGCTCAAAGATACTAAATCCATGATGAATTGTCTCAAATcattgaaatcaatggatttagTTCGTAACTTTTTGAGGCCATTAGGTTGCTTTGATGAACTTATGTTGTTGGAAGAACAATCAGGAAATTTTATGGAGGCTGCAGAAATTGCAAAGCTGAAAGGAGATGTACTTTCTGTAATAGATCTTCTTGAGAAGGCTGAGAAGTATAAAGAAGCAGCAACTCTTATTATTTTCTATGTTCTTGCCAACTCACTCTGGTCATCTAGTAAAAAGGgctg gtTTGCCCGTTGGTCTCTGGTTGGTCGAACTAAGGTTACCCTAGGAAattcgtacttcttgagatag